The Labilibaculum sp. sequence TATATCAAGCGATTGGAAGAAATTCCTTCTTTAATTGATTTATCCTACAACAAAATCGTACGAAACTACATCGAACTGTATTCGCAAAGAAGAAGATCTCAGGTTGAAATGATGATGGGAATGTCGGAATACTACTTCCCGATTATCGAAGAAATTTTGGACAAAGAAGGCCTGCCTCAGGAATTAAAATACTTACCCATCATTGAATCAGCTTTAAATCCAAAAGCACTATCCAGAGCCGGGGCAAGTGGTTTATGGCAATTTATGTATGGAACGGGAAGAATGTACAAGCTCGATATTAATACTTTTGTTGATGAACGAAGAGATCCTGTAAAAGCGAGTTACGCTGCAGTAAAATATCTGAAAGATATGTACCGGGTTTACGGCAATTGGCATTTGGTAATTGCTGCCTACAACTGTGGACCAGGAAATGTAAATAAAGCAATCAGACGAAGTGGCGGCAAGAAAAACTATTGGGATATTTACTTTCACTTGCCTAAAGAAACAAGAGGATATGTACCTGCATTTATAGCTGCTCTTTATACTTTCAATTACCACAAAGAGCATCAGTTATTCCCGCAGCCATCTAATTTGCCGGTTGCATGCGACACTTTGCTCATAAATGAACAACTTCACTTTGATCAGGTGGCTAATGTTATCAACATTTCGAAAGAGCAATTAAGGGAATTAAATCCTCAATACAGAGCAGATATTATTCCTGCAAGTAAAGATGGTTATGCATTAAAAATACCTCTGCAGTACACAACAAAATTTATCGATAAGCAAGACTCTATTTTTGCTTATAAAAAGGAGTATTATTTTAGCATGAAAGACAAGGTAGTAAATCCTAATGACCGATACCAAAAGTTTGCCCATGTTACTCCCAAGGATAAAGCTAAGGTGTATTACAAAGTAAAATCGGGTGATGCCATCGGACTTATTGCTTCCTGGTTTCATGTTAGAACCTCGGATCTCAGCTATTGGAATAATGTAAGAAGAAACTTAATTAAAGTTGGCCAAAAACTAGTGCTGTATGTTCCTAAAGGAAAAGAATCCTATTATAGTAGCTTCAACACAATGAGTTACAGCCAAAAACAAGCTACATTAGGAAAAACAACTACATCCGTCAAAACAAGCACAAAACAAATTCCACTAAATGCCAGTAATGGATCATACGTTTACTATACGGTTAAAAGAGGTGACAACTTTTGGACTATCGCCAAAAAATTTCCGGGTATTTCCAACTCCGACATCATGAAAATTAATAATATAACAGATGATGGAAGTCTTAAAGTGGGTCAAAAATTGAAGATTCAACCCAAAAGCTAAAATTAAATCCTATTAGGGTAAATAAAAAAAACGAAGTAATTACTTCGTTTTTTTTGCTTTTTTATTAACAATACCAAACATTTTATTAACAAAAACTAAATATTTTTATTTGTATTCCTTTTAAATAAAGCTCATTGAAAGTGTTGTACACACTGGTTTTACTGATCAAAAACCTTTTTATCACAACAAACAATTCATACATTAATCAAAAACTTTTGATCGGAAAGGAATATATAATTAAATTGGCATCAATAAATAAAATCAGGCCAGATCTGATTTATTTATCCCGATTTATTGATATGCTAATAAGCTTCTGGTAAATTCTTTCCCGGAATTGCCAGAAGCCGGGATAAAACAACTCTTCTTACTATCCTTTTTACTTTATAAATCCAGGTTTCATTCTTTTGGATCGCTTTCTTCGTCTTCTTTCAAAACGGAGCAAACCATATGCAATTATTAGTACGAGGGGAAGTAAGAAATTAAGATATTTCAAAAAGAAAACTCTGGCATCAGTAATTTCTTTTATCGGACGTGAAGAAACGCCTTTTGTTCGCAGCGACATCAATCCGGTATCATCACTTAGCCAATCTACCGCATTTGCTAAAAAATTAATATTATCCCTCTGAATAGCAATTTTACCAGCTCCCATACCATTCACAATAAAATCTCCATCACCTACAACACAAATTCGCGCTTCCTTTTCACCCCCCATATTACCACTAATTGTGGCGGCAACAGTTAAATCGGGATAAAGAAAATCCTGAGCCCGCCATATTCTTCCAATATTAAAACTAATTGGCGCTTTTAATTTCCCCGAAATATCGGATGTAAAAGCAAGAGGCTGATAATTCATCTTACTATCACCAATAAAACTAATCGGGCTTGCAAATTGCAG is a genomic window containing:
- a CDS encoding transglycosylase SLT domain-containing protein is translated as MMKKKQYILPLIFLGTAFACNTIKQTGSEQTVKTTSGIEQVTLSEIDTLSKVTENVSEETEKDSLDFLKINPVDVRWDLNDSINTTFSNNLDSLLYSWYAKNTFKTRTYNRDTISAQAEKIPDSVYIKRLEEIPSLIDLSYNKIVRNYIELYSQRRRSQVEMMMGMSEYYFPIIEEILDKEGLPQELKYLPIIESALNPKALSRAGASGLWQFMYGTGRMYKLDINTFVDERRDPVKASYAAVKYLKDMYRVYGNWHLVIAAYNCGPGNVNKAIRRSGGKKNYWDIYFHLPKETRGYVPAFIAALYTFNYHKEHQLFPQPSNLPVACDTLLINEQLHFDQVANVINISKEQLRELNPQYRADIIPASKDGYALKIPLQYTTKFIDKQDSIFAYKKEYYFSMKDKVVNPNDRYQKFAHVTPKDKAKVYYKVKSGDAIGLIASWFHVRTSDLSYWNNVRRNLIKVGQKLVLYVPKGKESYYSSFNTMSYSQKQATLGKTTTSVKTSTKQIPLNASNGSYVYYTVKRGDNFWTIAKKFPGISNSDIMKINNITDDGSLKVGQKLKIQPKS